A single Cryptococcus deuterogattii R265 chromosome 2, complete sequence DNA region contains:
- a CDS encoding esterase/lipase, producing MPDLLTPQALATAGPLLLDTLFKHYLSPRQRSDDDKNKAREDLMYDEAFVLMKTFLEMATKHPVSALQRFGQVRTLSPPWVAVHRVQVPFPSLQSAAEYLITAFGGEEMTFKIAGGTKWWQVRAGQGVEAEWIVMKKDWKEVVAEEKRENEKRNGKKKEAEGECEDDEFLPEMDRLRCMLYIHGGAYYWGSINTHRYTIWRHARKMHGRCFAVNYRKAPQYPFPCAIQDCLAAYLYLIKPPPGAPHRPVDPKSIVLAGDSAGGGLCLALLQILRDTPGLELPAGAALLSPWSDLTHSFPSILQNTATDIVPPYSFIHKPSSLWPPPPPTLTHAVQSRLRSRVKEAAARIREHDQKAKSKESHSEGIKGDKLYSVVSRISARSHGKVNQRHDNPEGDSGVESSNVVHASAPSEAKTADSPTSSPSTLHPTASSPTDPNAHPAPREGPPNPSFANPASLFRTLVPPSPDETRPTTLAQCTTPLSLKVKDEKVVLDTQIQIYATNAQLCHPWVSPVLGYLGGLPPLYIMCGDKEVLRDEIIYLAHKAANPSDHPLRPDVVALLPSLERIESRYGPTNVHLQVYDGVCHDLPLFSMTTAARGCFRAIASFARYVTPSTPGSLYIGRNPSVADESDVSTPATPNIFMTPIDLVDAEQRDKILGVPMASSPLQVTPRASQVGLRPNGVTSPPLRRKVPLSSEIPRLSELQIQNLDRYLEETAGRERASGKINEMKGQQEEEAGILPPRRGTSLRESFTPSGSGLQNTSMTPITGSTGNEILGDETGPRFAFGTGDQKKENKGKGVEFEKREEEAKEGEEGYSGLNDSRAKKGEAGWPGIYRGDNPFTDHMIRERVSNIGVTRPLTPPPQLQALTMPPEEIGKIKEGPAMRYINGQTLWDKKYRRTAERVKKRREKNLLQAHKAGEKVGRRLEGVVRESMRAEKAKKKKERIKEKVKGKKLDEEDEDESETESSVEDGPTTVGTSMTWTWALKGEAPPPSAIVSRRDFSEARQLALMADRIDSSVSHSTPLHGLNIWVGLAGFFSTSAEKEKTKTVLKQVKEEKGNKAKSVDDDSGEIGERKKNRGKVWKMFHWGKKK from the exons ATGCCAGATCTACTCACACCACAGGCTCTGGCTACTG CCGGGCCCCTCTTGCTCGATACGCTTTTCAAGCACTACCTGTCCCCTCGACAACGTTCGGACGATGACAAGAACAAGGCGAGAGAAGACCTCATGTACGATGAAG CCTTTGTACTCATGAAG ACATTTCTCGAAATGGCTACAAA GCATCCTGTTTCTGCTTTGCAACGGTTTGGGCAAGTTCGTACCTTATCTCCCCCATGGGTCGCTGTACACCGCGTACAAGTcccatttccttcccttcaatCGGCCGCTGAATACTTAATCACTGCCTTCGGCGGCGAAGAAATGACTTTCAAGATTGCTGGAGGTACAAAATGGTGGCAAGTTCGTGCCGGACAGGGCGTCGAGGCGGAGTGGATCgtcatgaagaaggattggaaggaggtggtggcagaggagaagagggaaaacgaaaagaggaatgggaaaaagaaagaagctgaaggagagtgtgaagatgatgaat TCTTGCCTGAGATGGACCGTCTTCGATGCATGCTGTACA TCCATGGAGGAGCCTACTACTGGGGTTCCATCAATACTCACCGCTATACCATTTGGCGTCATGCTCGCAAAATGCACGGTCGATGCTTTGCTGTCAATTACCGCAAAGCTCCCCAATATCCCTTTCCTTGCGCTATCCAAGACTGCCTTGCAGCCTACCTTTATCTGATCAAACCACCCCCTGGAGCACCACATCGCCCAGTCGACCCTAAATCTATCGTGTTGGCTGGAGATTCTGCAGGCGGTGGGCTTTGTTTGGCGTTACTGCAGATCCTGAGAGATACACCAGGCCTGGAGCTGCCTGCAGGTGCGGCTTTGCTGAGCCCGTGGTCAGACTTGACCCATAGTTTCCCAAGCATCCTGCAGAACACAGCAACT GATATCGTTCCACCGTACAGTTTCATACAC AAACCATCGTCTCTCTggcctccgcctcctccaacTTTGACTCATGCGGTTCAGTCTCGCTTACGCTCAAGAGTCAAAGAAGCCGCCGCTCGCATTCGTGAGCATGACCAGAAAGCCAAGTCCAAAGAGAGCCACTCAGAGGGGATTAAGGGAGATAAGCTATACTCGGTTGTATCTCGAATATCAGCACGTTCACATGGCAAAGTTAACCAAAGGCATGATAACCCGGAAGGTGATTCCGGGGTAGAAAGCTCAAATGTTGTTCATGCGTCTGCACCTAGTGAGGCAAAAACAGCTGACTCGCCTacctcttcgccttcaacACTTCATCCGAcagcctcctctcccacaGACCCGAATGCTCATCCTGCTCCTCGAGAAGGCCCTCCCAATCCCTCATTCGCCAATCCTGCATCCTTATTTCGTACCCTAGTGCCGCCTTCACCAGATGAGACAAGGCCCACAACTCTTGCTCAATGCAccactcctctttctttgaaAGTCAAAGACGAGAAGGTTGTGCTCGATACTCAGATTCAAATCTACGCAACAAATGCGCAATTGTGCCATCCATGGGTATCTCCCGTCCTGGGTTATTTGGGCGGCTTACCTCCGCTGTATATCATGTGCGGTGACAAAGAGGTTTTGCGAGATGAAATTATATATTTAGCGCACAAAGCAGCCAATCCGTCGGACCATCCTCTGCGACCCGACGTCGTAGCCCTTTTACCTTCCCTGGAAAGGATTGAATCCCGCTACGGCCCAACAAATGTGCATCTTCAGGTCTACGATGGGGTGTGTCATGACCTCCCGCTTTTCTCCATGACCACAGCAGCCAGAGGATGTTTCCGAGCCATTGCGAGCTTTGCGAGATACGTGACACCGAGTACACCAGGGAGCCTGTACATCGGGAGAAATCCTAGTGTTGCAGACGAGAGTGACGTATCTACTCCTGCCACTCCGAACATCTTCATGACTCCCATCGACTTAGTCGATGCAGAGCAACGCGACAAAATCCTTGGTGTCCCCAtggcttcttcccccttACAAGTAACCCCTCGCGCATCTCAAGTTGGTCTGCGCCCTAATGGAGTCACTTCCCCACCTTTGCGTCGAAAAGTACCTTTGTCATCTGAGATCCCACGTTTGTCTGAGCTCCAGATACAGAATCTTGATCGATATTTGGAGGAGACAGCTGGACGCGAAAGAGCCAGTGGAAAGATAAATGAAATGAAAGGacagcaggaggaagaagcgggTATACTTCCACCTCGTCGGGGAACGAGTCTCCGCGAAAGCTTTACACCTTCCGGAAGCGGATTACAAAACACATCAATGACTCCCATAACTGGCTCCACCGGCAATGAAATCCTTGGTGATGAGACAGGGCCCCGCTTCGCCTTCGGAACCGGTGatcaaaagaaagagaataAGGGGAAAGGCGTGGAGTTTGAaaagcgagaagaagaagcgaaagaaggagaggaaggatacTCGGGGCTGAATGACTCGAgggcaaagaagggagaagcgGGCTGGCCTGGCATATATCGTGGAGACAAT CCATTCACTGATCATATGATCCGTGAACGAGTTTCCAACATCGGTGTGACTCGACCACTTACTCCTCCGCCCCAGCTCCAAGCACTTACCATGCCTCCGGAAGAGATCGGTAAAATTAAAGAAGGCCCAGCCATGCGATACATAAACGGGCAAACGCTTTGGGATAAGAAGTACAGACGAACGGCagaaagagtgaagaagaggcgggAGAAAAATTTATTGCAGGCGCACAAAGCTGGGGAAAAAGTAGGAAGGAGACTTGAAGGTGTCGTGAGGGAAAGTATGAGAGCcgaaaaagcaaagaagaagaaggaaaggattaaggaaaaagtcaaagggaagaagttggacgaagaggatgaggatgaaagtGAAACGGAAAGTTCAGTGGAAGACGGACCAACAACTGTGGGGACCAGCATGACCTGGACGTGGGCGTTGAAGGGTGAAGCCCCTCCTCCGAGCGCGATCGTGTCTCGGCGTGATTTC TCTGAAGCGCGTCAATTGGCTCTGATGGCCGATCGTATTGACTCTTCTGTATCTCATTCCACACCTCTACACGGGCTTAATATCTGGGTTGGATTAGCCGGATTCTTCAGTACCAGtgcagaaaaagaaaagacaaaaacGGTCTTAAAGCAGGttaaagaagagaaaggaaacaAGGCTAAATCAGTTGACGACGACTCAGGCGAAATcggagaaaggaagaaaaataGAGGCAAGGTCTGGAAAATGTTCCATTGgggcaagaagaaatga
- a CDS encoding phospholipase A-2-activating protein → MPKQYKLAFSLNGHASDVRNVTAPSQEVPLLLSASRDGSAIVWGPSNASREWDVKLRVEGPEKRYVSCTGMVSWGGQAFLLVGSSSGILASYVLPAMDSPAPADDFPLPEPTHTLIEHSQNLCCMDVSQGGLIASGSWDKTVIVWKDFRKVIQIKAHEQAVWSVKFVGEDRILTASADKKIILHSFDPASGRTTPIQTYTGHTEPVRGLALRADRQGFWSCANDGNVNIYSFDNPSPIRILSGHTSFVYSIATFPDGSGAITTGEDGTMRVWSETELVQTIPHTSNSLWSCAVVPSLVASSPYIVSSSSDSAIRFFTNEGALIAGPEELAAWDNEVKGRQLDKSQVGDVKHSDLPGIEALGREGKKDGQVLMIKNNGVVEAYQWSAPSSTWQQIGQVVDAIGQGRKQLYEGKEYDYVFDVDVSEGMPPLKLPYNVAENPWIAAQRFLERHELPTSYVEQVVEFIQKNTGGVQLGTGGDTARYADPFTGSSRYTGGGVPTTGAGGNSGGFGDPFTGGSRYTGGGVSTAGNTTSSGDPFTGGSRYTGGATASSAPVQQSGAKGILPVRTYLPFKQINVSAAKNKILQFNDELKTSKPELALTLEEEKTLTEVYAFLSLPAVALPDPKSQDGKEKFDTGVILALVQKWPEDKRFPLIDLARVLAATSPAFALSPPHPFFIAASLSLPFLDPPSKSRETNILLALRAIANLFVTANGRMMLSTEDVTKDILTNIGRVEWGKVGKNVRIAGATIVLHLSILAVEGNLPAALGAPLLDLINQILDSEKEDTEVVYRSAIALGNLLLSPKAAGGLAVGKVAKGKESIKRWAGKESRLSSLAKEIEGLGL, encoded by the exons ATGCCCAAGCAGTACAAGCTAGCATTCTCCTTGAATGGACACGCATCGGACGTCCGTAACGTCACAGCACCTTCTCAAGAGgttcctctccttctttcggCCTCCAGAGACGGCTCGGCAATTGTGTGGGGTCCCTCGAACGCTTCTAGAGAATGGGACGTCAAGCTTAGGGTCGAAGGGCCAGAAAAACGATATGTTAGCTGTACCGGAATGGTCAGTTGGGGCGGCCAAG CTTTCTTGCTCGTTGGATCATCTTCTGGCATCCTTGCCAGTTACGTCTTGCCTGCAATGGATTCTCCTGCACCTGCAGATGATTTCCCTTTGCCAGAGCCTACACACACTCTGATTGAGCACTCCCAAAACTTGTGCTGTATGGACGTGAGTCAAGGAGGACTTATCGCCTCCGGCAGTTGGGACAA AACCGTGATCGTGTGGAAGGATTTCAGAAAGGTGATCCAGATCAAGGCACATGAACAAGCCGTGTGGTCAGTCAAGTTTGTGGGCGAAGACCGCATCCTTACTG CGTCTGCGGACAAGAAGATCATACTTCATTCTTTCGACCCTGCCTCAGGCCGGACAACTCCCATTCAGACATATACTGGCCATACCGAACCGGTACGAGGTCTGGCGTTGAGGGCAGACAGACAAGGGTTTTGGAGTTGTGCGAATGACGG CAATGTCAATATCTATTCCTTCGATAACCCGTCTCCCATCCGCATTCTTTCGGGTCACACATCCTTCGTTTACTCCATTGCCACTTTTCCAGATGGCAGCGGCGCAATCACCACTGGCGAAGATGGGACTATGCGTGTCTGGTCTG AGACTGAGCTTGTTCAAACAATCCCTCACACATCCAACTCCCTCTGGTCTTGTGCCGTCGTGCCATCTCTTGTAGCATCTTCACCATACATTgtttcatcgtcatccgACTCTGCCATCCGTTTCTTTACCAATGAAGGAGCTCTCATTGCTGGGCCCGAGGAGTTGGCTGCATGGGATAACGAAGTTAAAGGGAGGCAATTGGATAAGAGTCAAGTAGGAGACGTCAAACACTCGGATCTTCCCGGAATTGAGGCTCTGGGTAGGGAAG GTAAGAAAGACGGACAAGTTCTCATGATCAAGAACAATGGTGTTGTTGAAGCTTATCAG TGGTCAgccccatcttccacttgGCAGCAAATCGGCCAAGTCGTTGACGCTATCGGCCAAGGTCGCAAACAGCTGTATGAAGGCAAAGAATACGATTATGTGTTTGATGTCGATGTTTCCGAAGGAATGCCGCCACTCAAGTTGCCTTATAACGTCGCTG AAAACCCATGGATAGCGGCTCAACGCTTCCTTGAGCGTCATGAACTACCAACTAGCTACGTTGAACAGGTCGTAGAATTTATTCAGAAGAACACAGGCGGAGTACAGCTGGGTACAGGTGGAGACACTGCGCGTTATGCCGACCCTTTCACCGGGAGCTCAAGGTACACAGGTGGCGGTGTTCCTACTACCGGAGCTGGTGGAAATAGTGGCGGTTTTGGGGACCCATTTACTGGAGGTTCGAGGTATACTGGTGGTGGTGTTTCGACTGCTGGTAACACCACGTCAAGTGGAGATCCCTTCACTGGCGGATCGCGATACACTGGCGGTGCTACAGCCTCGTCCGCACCGGTCCAACAATCGGGCGCCAAGGGCATCCTGCCTGTCAGGACTTATCTTCCCTTCAAGCAAATCAACGTAAGCGCCGCGAAGAACAAGATACTACAGTTCAACGACGAATTGAAAACTTCCAAA CCGGAGTTGGCCTTGACtttagaagaagaaaagaccCTCACAGAGGTCTAtgccttcctctctttgccTGCTGTCGCTTTGCCCGATCCCAAATCTCAGGACGGAAAGGAAAAATTCGACACAGGCGTGATTCTGGCTTTAGTGCAAAAGTGGCCTGAAGATAAGAGGTTCCCTT TGATTGACCTTGCTCGAGTTCTTGCAGCCACATCCCCAGCGTTTGCTCTTTCACCTCCTCACCCCTTCTTTATCGCtgcatctctttccttgcctttcctcGACCCTCCCTCAAAGTCGCGAGAGACCAACATTCTCCTTGCTCTTCGTGCCATTGCTAACCTCTTCGTTACTGCAAACGGACGGATGATGTTATCCACGGAAGATGTTACCAAGGATATTTTGACGAATATTGGAAGAGTCGAGTGGGGCAAGGTCGGCAAGAACGTGCGGATTGCAGGTGCCACTATCGTGCTTCA TCTCTCGATTTTAGCTGTCGAAGGTAATCTCCCTGCCGCCCTCGGCGCACCACTGCTTGATCTCATTAACCAGATCCTTGACTCCGAAAAGGAAGACACGGAAGTTGTTTACCGCTCTGCAATCGCACTTGGTAATCTCCTTTTGAGTCCCAAGGCCGCTGGTGGCTTGGCGGTTGGCAAGGTTGcaaagggcaaagaaagTATCAAGAGATGGGCTGGGAAGGAGTCGAGATTAAGCAGTCTGgcgaaggagattgaggggCTGGGACTTTGA
- a CDS encoding deoxyhypusine hydroxylase — protein MSVQVSPEQMATLKATLLNTPGNVPLHERFRALFMLKAVGGDEVVDIISEGLKDPSPLLKHELAYVLGQLLNTRALPTLSRVLENPTGEHCAMVRHEAAEALGAIGAEESLPILRKYMQDENREVRETCEVAVGKIEFDLSEEGKKTNANPDFPTIDPAPSAAPSDIPSLRADLLNTSLPLFQRYRAMFALRDFGAGSKEAVEALADGFRDGSALFRHEIAYIFGQLSSPYSIPSLLSRLRDAKEDDMVRHEAAEALGGIASDGVESDNPDIVLPEDERLPDGGVLAVLREWAVKPDAPTVVRESCQVAIDMWEYENSADQFNPLDALSVKQEEREKSEKANTTGMERSAHAAVAAMGVAA, from the exons atgtCTGTTCAAGTATCTCCGGAGCAAATGGCCACATTGAAGGCCACTCTCCTCAACACTCCCGGAAATGTCCCGTTGCATGAACGATTCAGAGCATTGTTCATGCTCAAGGCTGTGGGCGGCGATGAGGTTGTCGATATCATTTCCGAAG GTTTGAAGGACCCTTCACCTCTTTTAAAGCACGAGCTTGCCTACGTCCTCGGTCAGCTTCTCAACACCCGTGCGCTTCCCACCTTGTCCCGAGTCCTTGAAAACCCCACCGGCGAGCATTGCGCCATGGTTCGTCATGAGGCCGCCGAGGCCCTTGGCGCTATTGGTGCAGAAGAATCTCTCCCGATTTTAAGAAAGTACATGCAGGACGAGAATAGGGAAGTTCGAGAGACTTGTGAAGTTGCGGTCGGCAAGATTGAGTTTGACCTAAGCGAGGAGGGTAAGAAGACCAATGCCAA TCCCGACTTCCCCACTATTGATCCTGCTCCTTCTGCCGCTCCTTCCGacatcccttccctccGTGCCGACCTTCTCAacacttccctccctctcttccagcGATACCGCGCCATGTTTGCCCTCCGTGACTTTGGTGCTGGCTCCAAAGAGGCTGTTGAAGCCCTTGCCGATGGGTTCCGGGACGGCAGCGCCCTCTTCCGTCACGAGATTGCCTACATCTTTGGCCAGCTTTCCAGTCCATACTCCATCCCTTCGCTCCTGTCCAGGTTGAGGGATGCCAAGGAAGACGACATGGTCAGACACGAGGCGGCCGAGGCTCTTGGGGGTATTGCCTCGGACGGCGTCGAGTCTGACAATCCCGATATCGTGCTTCCTGAAGATGAGCGCCTCCCGGACGGCGGCGTTCTCGCCGTTCTCCGTGAATGGGCCGTTAAACCCGATGCTCCGACCGTTGTTCGTGAGTCTTGTCAGGTCGCCATCGACATGTGGGAGTACGAGAATTCTGCGGATCAATTTAATCCTCTCGACGCTCTTTCAGTCaagcaagaggagagagagaagagtgagAAGGCCAATACCACTGGGATGGAGAGGTCTGCGCATGCTGCTGTTGCCGCCATGGGTGTTGCCGCCTAG
- a CDS encoding mitochondrial protein has translation MGEMEEDGARCHTGGGGITPGGLLATPASPPRSRRRPPATGRRAHQAPVPGSSTIATPPPPRTFRRFVLYTALGAAGFYALSGYVGTKSDTYRDIFTQYVPGGEAVADYADDNGWDNLSGKAVRGWQSVTGARPETTTEKVERKIGEVKHDAAKLPAQARDKADEAKDKVVGKHTASQKIHEKAEELKKAVEQRTHDAEARLKELTGEAKHKVQEATKDAPFNFSEGVEGIVRAAETALHKTEHKTEPKAEPKPKAELKAGEVVEKGKPTAVEQRPSSPFPDTQRPRELKPETVTPQVPSYDGKKLYTGPPLPLGHEPPPGYYLAPPPSAKKQAVEEKVEEVKEKLPLLVPKVKEFASEEPIISQLASTIDSLTSSLSTPSKALSPDATGILNKAQDDLTALNARLQEVKKAEKAKLEQSITEKKKEFEALLKDKEAERAKSEEGLKQTWQHERQAMVEDWRKELEGELEQQRQSIEQRLREEVVSQGIELQRRWLRSIKSQVETERGGRLAKLDSLTTSLKQLERITLDNSATLDDNVRLHKIWSALRAVQSKVDAGDLAFDDELRALKSLSTPTAASTGEAVVRSVLDQIEKSGIPQTGVKSFAALSSWFTNTVAPRIQSSSLVPAPEEATVISHLASAGLSKIMFRPQAGRVPGDTVGAVLARAEWCLAEKDLDGAAREINSLTGWPAKLASDWLQQARRKLEVQQALEVVATEATLSSLLLV, from the exons ATGGgcgagatggaagaagacggtgCGAGGTGCCACactggtggtggagggatAACGCCGGGGGGA CTCCTCGCGACCCCCgcctcccctccccgctCCCGGCGCCGTCCACCCGCGACCGGTCGTCGTGCACACCAAGCCCCCGTGCCCggctcctccaccatcgcGACGCCCCCGCCGCCCCGCACGTTCCGCCGTTTCGTGCTCTACACCGCGCTCGGTGCCGCCGGCTTCTACGCGCTCTCAGGCTACGTCGGCACAAAGTCGGACACTTACCGTGACATCTTCACCCAGTACGTCCCAGGCGGCGAGGCTGTGGCCGACTATGCAGACGACAACGGGTGGGACAACTTGAGCGGCAAGGCTGTCCGCGGATGGCAGTCCGTCACAGGCGCCAGGCCAGAGACCACGACGGAAAAGGTcgagaggaagattggCGAGGTCAAGCACGACGCGGCCAAGCTTCCTGCGCAGGCAAGGGACAAGGCGGACGAGGCCAAGGACAAGGTCGTCGGCAAGCACACCGCGTCTCAAAAGATCCACGAAAAAGCCGAGGAGCTCAAGAAGGCCGTCGAGCAGAGGACCCACGATGCCGAGGCCAGGCTGAAGGAGCTCACCGGCGAGGCCAAGCACAAGGTCCAGGAGGCCACCAAGGATGCGCCATTCAACTTTTCCGAGGGCGTCGAGGGTATCGTCAGGGCGGCCGAGACTGCTCTGCACAAGACGGAGCACAAGACTGAACCCAAGGCGGAACCCAAGCCCAAGGCGGAACTCAAGGCTGGTGAGGTTGTCGAAAAAGGCAAGCCCACCGCCGTGGAGCAACGACCTTCAAGCCCCTTCCCCGACACCCAACGCCCTCGTGAGCTCAAGCCAGAGACCGTCACGCCCCAAGTCCCGTCCTACGATGGCAAGAAACTCTACACCGgtcctcctctgcctctcgGCCACGAGCCTCCTCCCGGCTACTACCTCGCCCCTCCTCCGTCCGCCAAGAAGCAAGCGGTcgaggaaaaagtggaagaggtcaaggagaagctcCCCTTGCTTGTCCCCAAGGTCAAGGAGTTTGCGTCCGAGGagcccatcatctcccagcTTGCGTCCACCATTGACTCTCttacctcttccctctccacccctTCCAAGGCTCTTTCTCCCGATGCCACCGGTATCTTGAACAAGGCCCAGGACGACCTGACTGCGCTCAACGCTAGGCTCCAGGAAGTCAAAAAGGCCGAAAAGGCAAAACTCGAGCAGTCAATcaccgagaagaagaaggagtttGAAGCGCTTttgaaggacaaggaggcTGAAAGGGCCAAGTCTGAGGAAGGATTGAAGCAGACTTGGCAGCATGAGAGGCAGGCGATGGTTGAGGACtggagaaaagagttggaaggcGAGTTGGAGCAACAGAGACAAAGTATCGAGCAGAG GCTTCGAGAAGAGGTCGTGTCCCAGGGTATCGAGCTCCAGCGACGATGGCTCCGTTCTATCAAGTCCCAAGTCGAGACTGAGCGTGGTGGTCGTCTTGCCAAGCTTGACAGCCTCACCACCTCGCTCAAGCAACTTGAGCGAATCACCCTCGACAACTCTGCCACCCTTGACGACAATGTCCGACTCCACAAAATCTGGTCCGCCCTCCGCGCTGTGCAGTCCAAAGTCGACGCTGGTGACCTCGCGTTTGACGACGAGCTCCGTGCGCTCAAGAGCCTCTCGACCCCGACAGCAGCAAGCACAGGCGAAGCCGTCGTCCGCTCCGTCCTCGACCAGATTGAAAAGTCTGGTATCCCCCAAACAGGTGTCAAATCCTTTGCCGCCCTCTCATCCTGGTTCACCAACACCGTCGCTCCCCGCATTcaatcatcctccctcGTCCCCGCTCCTGAAGAAGCGACCGTCATCTCCCACCTGGCGTCCGCCGGTCTTTCCAAAATCATGTTCCGACCCCAAGCGGGACGCGTGCCCGGTGACACCGTCGGAGCCGTCTTGGCGAGGGCCGAGTGGTGTCTTGCCGAAAAGGATTTGGATGGTGCCGCGCGAGAGATTAACAGTCTGACAGGATGGCCGGCCAAGTTGGCGAGTGATTGGCTGCAGCAGGCAAGGAGAAAATTGGAAGTTCAACAAGCGCTCGAG GTTGTCGCCACCGAAGCTACTTTGAGCTCTTTGCTCTTGGTCTAG